The proteins below come from a single Gimesia alba genomic window:
- a CDS encoding PVC-type heme-binding CxxCH protein: MTVSFTRSPESGSTNSGFKLLALLLLTVSVGFAPVASAAEPQVNLGNRLVYLDQDDPYYVSQKFPKLVTPQWYGDKKVKAVCVLAIDDMRDIQKYEAYLRPILERLKEINGRAGASIMTCRVDPNDPHLQKWIKEGVSIDVHTYDHPCPLLKDRDFDKAKGTVDRCIDLLNEIPNSQPVAYRMPCCDSLNTVSPRFFTEIFNSRSPQGNFLQIDTSVFHVFTANDPELPKEYVLDADGQGKIEKYVPVDRGFVNTIFDYPYPYPISRLCWEFSCVTPSDWSAQHRQKKNNPLTVRDWTAVLDATVVKQGTFNLVYHPHGWISNEQIIKLIDHAVTKHGSAVQFLSFQDVLQRMNEHLLAGQPLRNASGADNGVRLLDLNNDGFMDVVIGNERVQKTRIWNPKQQTWSESSFPTRLVSQPDSEGNQATRSRFGVLNGEVILLTLTPEKSSAWRFHAGSWVEDKRLLTGLPTGKAALLTLKNDTDQGLRLRDLNNDGQCELIVSNPKQQAVFAWSETDSCWQKLPWSLPEESTIVDGKGRDAGLRFADINEDGFADALFSNEDRYSLHLFTSLKDGWKKVFQKERQDGDDMPAISRNGTNNGAWFHSKHLWVQNENTAKLKHLVAGKSFDELLEEGGPRPKSPDVALKTIEVKPGFHVELVAAEPLVQDPVAFDWGADGKLWVAEMADYPLGVDESGEFAGRVRYLEDTNGDGKYDKSTLFLEGLGYPTGVMAWKNGVIVTTAPEVFYAEDTNDDGKADLHESLYTGFGEGNQQHRVNGLRWGLDNWIYLANGDSGGELISAKTKEKLKLGRRDLRIRPDAGLMDPQSGQTQFGRERDDWGNWFGSNNSNPAFHYALADHYLRRNKNLIAPNAKVQVSIQPGAATIFPVSRTQERFNDLNKVNRITSACGLCFYRDQLLGPEFVGNSFICEPVHNLVHREIVSPKGTTFTSQRAESEQSSEFMASTDNWFRPTMARTGPDGGLWVVDMYRHVIEHPQWIPKAMQEKLDLRAGKEQGRIYRVVRDNTPLRPVPRLDQLNNAELVQVLECPNGTQRDMAHQLMVSRKDKAVVPELRKMVHHGKSATARLHALCVLEGLGQVSNETVLAALKDKHPGVRRHAIRISEAKLNESPEIGPQLLQLVSDPDLQLQMQLAYSLGEWNAPQAGTALAQMALAHDDDAFLRTAILSSVGTHLDSFTAALFQELDGKQPPTQIFNSLVAMTVSANQQQALAQIYDRVGQRSAGKPFEPWQFQAVATLLNSLSRRNQTLPQFYQRANPRLQAALDQLKPLFQEARTVAGNESASVENKKQALPLLGRGFDQREQDLELLAEMLSPRNSRQLQSAAVQALTQFGSQRTPGTLLERWKSFGPGLRVEVLSALLSRQAWAHSVLTALEQKTILASDIDASSRQILLSHKDSKLREKAKNLLAASVDSNRAKVIEKYASISSLKGNSQAGHQIFVKRCSVCHQLNKEGKPIGPDLSALTDKSERALLTAILDPNRAIESKYLSYLAVTVNGLTFNGLLTAESGESITLIQNDGKQKTLLRDDLDELLSTGKSLMPEGLEKDMSHQDLADLIAYLNTAELPRKTFAGNEPAVVEAEALRGDYFLIPQLAEIYGNTLKFENKYKNLGYWQSENDRAVWTLNVPQSGKYDVYLEFAVPKEAGNRGLLEVAGQRLTWSVPGTGSWDVYQSRKIGTINLPAGKPRLAIRSEGKINNALLDLKTIRLRVSSQ; encoded by the coding sequence ATGACTGTTTCGTTCACTCGATCCCCTGAAAGTGGCTCAACAAACTCTGGTTTTAAATTGCTGGCGCTGTTGTTGCTGACCGTCAGTGTCGGCTTTGCTCCTGTTGCCTCGGCGGCGGAACCACAAGTGAATCTCGGAAACCGTCTGGTCTATCTCGATCAGGATGATCCTTATTACGTCTCGCAGAAATTTCCCAAGCTGGTTACACCCCAATGGTATGGCGATAAAAAGGTCAAAGCGGTCTGCGTGCTCGCCATTGATGACATGCGCGACATTCAGAAGTACGAAGCCTATCTGCGGCCGATTCTGGAACGACTCAAAGAAATCAACGGTCGTGCCGGCGCGAGCATTATGACGTGCCGCGTCGATCCGAACGATCCCCATTTACAGAAATGGATCAAAGAAGGGGTGAGCATCGACGTGCATACCTATGACCATCCCTGTCCACTGTTAAAGGATCGCGACTTCGACAAAGCGAAGGGGACTGTGGATCGTTGTATTGATCTATTGAATGAGATTCCCAACAGCCAGCCCGTTGCCTACCGTATGCCCTGTTGCGATTCATTGAATACAGTCAGCCCGCGATTTTTTACCGAGATCTTTAACAGTCGCTCACCCCAGGGAAACTTTCTGCAAATCGATACGTCGGTCTTTCATGTCTTCACGGCCAATGATCCGGAACTGCCCAAAGAATATGTCCTCGACGCCGATGGGCAGGGGAAAATTGAAAAATACGTCCCCGTCGATCGCGGTTTTGTGAATACGATTTTCGACTATCCTTATCCGTACCCCATCTCGCGACTCTGTTGGGAATTTTCCTGCGTGACTCCCAGTGACTGGTCGGCTCAACATCGACAGAAGAAGAATAATCCACTGACCGTGCGAGACTGGACCGCCGTCCTGGATGCAACCGTCGTCAAACAGGGCACGTTCAATCTGGTCTATCATCCGCATGGCTGGATCAGCAACGAGCAGATCATCAAACTGATTGACCATGCCGTGACGAAGCATGGATCGGCCGTGCAGTTCCTTTCGTTTCAAGATGTGCTTCAGCGAATGAACGAGCATCTACTGGCAGGCCAACCGTTACGAAATGCGAGCGGTGCCGATAATGGCGTGCGACTGCTGGACTTGAACAATGACGGCTTTATGGACGTGGTGATTGGTAATGAACGCGTTCAGAAAACACGCATCTGGAATCCGAAGCAGCAGACCTGGAGTGAATCCAGCTTCCCCACGCGACTGGTGTCTCAACCTGATTCCGAGGGGAATCAGGCCACTCGCAGCCGTTTTGGTGTGCTGAATGGGGAAGTCATTTTATTAACACTGACGCCAGAAAAATCCTCCGCCTGGCGGTTTCACGCGGGAAGCTGGGTTGAAGACAAACGCCTGCTCACAGGCTTGCCAACAGGTAAGGCGGCTCTGTTAACACTTAAGAACGACACCGATCAGGGACTTCGACTGCGAGATTTGAACAACGACGGCCAATGCGAACTCATCGTCTCGAATCCGAAACAACAGGCGGTCTTTGCCTGGTCAGAAACTGATTCCTGCTGGCAGAAATTGCCCTGGTCGCTTCCGGAAGAGTCAACCATTGTTGATGGGAAGGGTCGCGATGCCGGCTTGCGTTTTGCCGACATCAATGAAGATGGTTTTGCGGATGCTCTATTTTCCAATGAGGATCGATATTCACTGCATCTCTTCACATCCCTGAAAGACGGCTGGAAAAAAGTGTTCCAGAAAGAGCGTCAGGACGGCGATGATATGCCTGCGATTTCACGCAACGGCACGAATAACGGCGCCTGGTTTCATTCCAAACATCTCTGGGTACAAAATGAAAATACCGCCAAGCTGAAACATCTGGTCGCGGGCAAATCGTTTGATGAATTATTGGAAGAAGGGGGACCACGGCCCAAGTCTCCCGATGTCGCTTTAAAGACGATCGAAGTCAAACCCGGCTTTCACGTCGAGCTGGTCGCAGCCGAACCACTGGTGCAGGACCCGGTCGCCTTTGACTGGGGTGCAGATGGAAAACTCTGGGTGGCGGAAATGGCCGACTATCCGCTGGGGGTCGATGAATCAGGGGAATTCGCCGGACGTGTGCGTTATCTGGAAGACACCAACGGGGATGGCAAATACGATAAATCAACATTATTCTTAGAGGGGCTGGGCTACCCGACGGGCGTTATGGCCTGGAAAAATGGCGTGATCGTGACCACTGCGCCCGAGGTTTTTTATGCAGAAGATACAAACGATGACGGCAAAGCCGACTTGCACGAATCATTGTATACCGGCTTCGGTGAAGGCAATCAGCAGCATCGGGTGAATGGCCTGCGCTGGGGCCTCGATAACTGGATTTATCTGGCTAACGGAGATTCCGGCGGCGAACTGATCTCGGCAAAGACAAAAGAGAAACTGAAGCTCGGCCGTCGCGATTTACGAATCAGACCCGATGCCGGCTTGATGGATCCGCAGTCGGGGCAAACCCAGTTCGGGCGGGAACGGGACGACTGGGGTAACTGGTTTGGCAGTAACAATAGTAACCCCGCCTTTCATTACGCACTGGCAGACCATTATTTGCGACGCAACAAGAACCTGATTGCACCGAACGCGAAAGTCCAGGTTTCCATTCAACCGGGGGCGGCCACCATCTTTCCCGTCAGTCGCACTCAGGAACGCTTTAATGATTTAAACAAAGTGAATCGCATTACATCCGCCTGTGGACTCTGTTTCTATCGCGATCAATTACTGGGGCCGGAGTTTGTCGGCAATTCCTTTATTTGCGAACCTGTCCACAATCTGGTGCATCGGGAAATCGTTTCACCCAAAGGGACTACCTTCACCAGCCAACGTGCCGAGAGCGAACAGAGCTCTGAGTTCATGGCGTCGACGGACAACTGGTTCCGTCCCACCATGGCGCGCACAGGCCCCGATGGAGGATTATGGGTCGTCGATATGTATCGACACGTGATTGAGCATCCGCAATGGATTCCCAAAGCGATGCAGGAAAAACTCGATCTGCGGGCCGGGAAAGAGCAGGGTCGGATCTACCGCGTCGTCCGCGACAATACGCCGCTGCGTCCGGTTCCCCGTCTGGATCAGTTGAATAACGCCGAACTGGTACAGGTTCTGGAATGTCCGAATGGGACACAGCGCGACATGGCACATCAGTTGATGGTCAGCAGAAAAGATAAGGCGGTCGTCCCGGAATTAAGGAAAATGGTGCATCACGGCAAATCTGCCACCGCCCGCCTGCATGCTCTGTGTGTTTTGGAGGGGCTGGGGCAGGTTTCGAATGAAACCGTATTAGCCGCTTTGAAAGACAAGCATCCCGGCGTACGCCGCCATGCGATTCGGATCAGCGAAGCAAAGTTGAACGAATCTCCGGAAATCGGACCGCAGTTACTGCAACTCGTCAGCGATCCAGATCTACAACTGCAAATGCAATTGGCGTATTCTCTCGGCGAGTGGAACGCGCCGCAAGCGGGGACGGCGTTGGCGCAAATGGCGCTCGCTCATGATGACGATGCCTTTTTGCGTACCGCCATTCTGAGCTCGGTCGGAACTCATCTGGATTCATTTACGGCAGCACTGTTTCAGGAGCTGGACGGCAAGCAGCCGCCCACACAGATTTTCAATTCTCTGGTCGCGATGACGGTTTCTGCCAATCAGCAGCAGGCACTCGCACAAATTTATGACAGGGTGGGGCAACGTTCGGCCGGGAAACCATTCGAACCTTGGCAGTTTCAGGCGGTTGCGACATTGCTCAATTCATTGAGTCGGCGGAATCAGACGCTGCCTCAATTTTATCAACGAGCGAATCCGCGTCTACAGGCCGCCCTGGATCAATTGAAGCCGCTGTTTCAGGAGGCCCGCACTGTCGCCGGCAATGAAAGTGCGTCTGTCGAAAACAAAAAGCAGGCATTACCGTTACTGGGTCGAGGATTTGATCAGCGGGAGCAGGATCTGGAACTGCTGGCTGAAATGCTCTCTCCGCGCAACTCGCGTCAGCTCCAAAGTGCAGCGGTACAGGCACTCACGCAGTTTGGCAGCCAACGCACGCCTGGAACGTTGCTCGAACGCTGGAAAAGTTTCGGTCCCGGCTTACGCGTAGAAGTTTTGAGTGCCCTGTTAAGCCGCCAGGCATGGGCCCATTCTGTGTTAACTGCCCTGGAGCAGAAAACCATTCTCGCTTCCGACATCGATGCCTCCAGCCGACAAATATTACTGAGCCACAAAGACAGCAAGCTGCGTGAAAAAGCAAAGAACTTGCTCGCTGCTTCTGTCGATTCCAATCGGGCAAAAGTGATCGAGAAATATGCTTCGATTTCTTCACTCAAAGGCAATTCCCAAGCCGGACATCAGATTTTTGTCAAACGGTGTTCTGTTTGTCATCAACTCAACAAGGAAGGCAAGCCGATTGGCCCTGATCTGTCTGCATTGACGGATAAATCAGAGCGGGCCTTGTTAACGGCAATTCTGGATCCGAACCGGGCAATTGAAAGTAAGTACCTCAGCTATCTCGCGGTCACCGTGAATGGTTTAACCTTTAATGGCCTGCTCACTGCAGAAAGTGGCGAGAGCATCACGCTGATTCAGAATGATGGGAAACAGAAAACGTTGCTGCGTGATGATCTGGATGAATTGTTGAGTACCGGCAAGTCTTTGATGCCGGAAGGGCTGGAAAAAGATATGAGTCACCAGGATCTGGCCGACCTGATCGCTTATCTGAATACAGCCGAACTACCGCGAAAAACGTTTGCCGGGAATGAGCCGGCGGTCGTCGAGGCCGAAGCGTTGCGCGGCGATTATTTTCTGATTCCCCAGCTTGCGGAAATTTACGGCAATACTCTGAAATTCGAGAACAAGTACAAAAACCTGGGATACTGGCAGAGCGAAAACGATCGTGCGGTCTGGACTTTGAATGTCCCCCAATCCGGTAAGTACGATGTCTATCTCGAATTTGCCGTTCCCAAAGAAGCGGGCAACCGGGGGTTACTTGAAGTGGCGGGGCAACGTCTGACCTGGAGTGTGCCGGGAACGGGGAGTTGGGACGTCTATCAAAGTCGAAAAATTGGAACCATCAACCTTCCTGCCGGTAAACCAAGGCTCGCGATTCGCAGTGAGGGAAAGATCAACAATGCTTTATTAGACTTGAAAACGATCCGCCTGCGAGTTTCCAGTCAGTAG